A stretch of Carya illinoinensis cultivar Pawnee chromosome 14, C.illinoinensisPawnee_v1, whole genome shotgun sequence DNA encodes these proteins:
- the LOC122294436 gene encoding probable WRKY transcription factor 19 isoform X2 gives MHDLLKEMGQQIVRHECPQEPGRRSRLFHHEDVFHVLKNNTGTDAIEGIVLQDLPHMKKIRSLNAEAFSKMRELRLLKISVPPIFSQIYPSPIIEWLGNPLEYMPSDKLRYLHWFNCPSESWPSSFQPKNLIVLSMPGSRFKRLWKGLVVLHNLKLLDLSDSEDLIETPNLTGASNLEKIDLARCRSLCEVHPSIGVLKRLKHLSLNRCKCLRRLPDKFCLESLEILDLSGCTGLVNTLDIQGDMTSLQILYFSEPTKKELPSSFMSFSGLRDLTLSGCKNISIFPSVICSLSSLESLHLDGWSRLQKFPDLSSLECLMHLKAY, from the exons ATGCATGATTTGCTAAAAGAAATGGGTCAGCAAATAGTTCGCCACGAATGTCCTCAAGAACCTGGACGACGTAGTAGGCTGTTTCATCATGAAGATGTCTTTCACGTACTGAAGAATAATACT GGAACTGATGCAATTGAAGGCATAGTACTCCAAGATTTGCCTCACATGAAAAAGATCAGATCACTCAATGCCGAAGCATTCTCAAAGATGAGAGAATTAAGACTTCTTAAAATATCT GTTCCTCCAATATTTAGCCAGATTTATCCATCACCAATTATAGAATGGCTTGGAAATCCTTTAGAATACATGCCAAGCGATAAGTTGCGATACTTACATTGGTTTAATTGTCCTTCAGAATCCTGGCCGAGCAGTTTCCAACCAAAAAATCTTATTGTACTAAGCATGCCTGGCAGTCGCTTCAAACGACTATGGAAGGGGTTGGTG GTTTTACACAATTTGAAGCTCTTAGATTTGAGTGATTCTGAGGATTTGATTGAAACACCAAATTTGACAGGAGCTTCAAATCTTGAGAAAATAGACCTTGCACGTTGTAGAAGCTTGTGTGAGGTCCACCCATCCATCGGAGTTCTCAAACGACTAAAGCATTTGAGTTTAAATCGTTGCAAATGTCTTAGAAGACTTCCAGACAAGTTCTGCTTGGAATCTCTTGAAATTTTGGATCTTTCTGGATGTACAGGACTTGTGAATACCCTGGATATTCAGGGAGATATGACATCTCTGCAGATCTTGTATTTTAGCGAGCCTACCAAAAAAGAATTACCATCATCGTTTATGAGTTTCTCTGGCCTTCGCGATTTAACGTTAAGTGGTTGcaaaaacatttcaatttttccaAGTGTTATTTGTAGTTTGTCATCTCTTGAAAGTCTCCATTTGGATGGTTGGTCAAGACTTCAGAAATTTCCAGACTTGAGTAGCTTGGAATGCTTGATGCATCTGAAGGCATACTGA
- the LOC122294436 gene encoding disease resistance protein RPV1-like isoform X1: MATLSFYIFIFFISFIFLFFLSFMATQRHSSSTNSEDTKKRERDTSSCSKEDDQKIISSSSPSSSMPRSKHVDPSEVRNKKRTFVEAFAAQENDPDVDIKEIDTWGKVCRKVGNLAGEHINEDRYETEIIQEISGNISRVLINSRSSLHDNKKFVGIDSRVEEMMNLLHMEPNDVRFVGIHGMGGVGKTTLAKIIYYRVSSDCQFEGSSFISFNGEKSKARDLASLQTQLLEGIMQERIEVWDPHKGIEMIRSRMQNKKVFIVLDNVESDEQLESLAGDHNWFGPGSRVIITGRDSHLLKINKVNDMYAVQLLQPADALQLFSLSAFDETHPPEDYKDLSMAIVNYAGGLPLALKVLGRFLFGRPIDVWKCARDHLKGNPPKQISDILQNKF, from the exons ATGgccactctttctttttatatttttatattttttatttcttttatttttttattttttctttcattcatggCCACTCAAAGACACTCTTCATCTACTAATTCCGAAGATactaagaaaagagagagagacactTCATCTTGTTCGAAAGAAGATGatcaaaaaatcatatcctCTTCCTCACCTTCTTCCTCGATGCCTCGATCGAAACATGTGGATCCTTCAGaggtaagaaataaaaaaaggacTTTTGTAGAAGCTTTTGCCGCACAAGAAAACGATCCTGATGTAGACATCAAAGAGATTGATACGTGGGGAAAAGTTTGCAGAAAAGTCGGTAATCTTGCCGGAGAGCACATAAATGAGGACAG GTACGAAACAGAAATTATACAAGAAATCAGTGGTAATATATCTCGTGTGTTGATCAATTCTAGATCCTCACTTCATGATAACAAGAAATTTGTTGGAATAGATTCCCGTGTAGAGGAAATGATGAACTTATTGCATATGGAACCGAATGATGTTCGCTTCGTAGGAATTCATGGGATGGGTGGCGTTGGTAAGACAACGCTGgccaaaataatttattatagagTTTCTTCTGATTGTCAATTTGAAGGAAGCAGCTTTATTTCTTTCAATGGAGAAAAATCTAAAGCTCGTGATCTAGCTTCTTTACAAACGCAACTTCTTGAAGGGATCATGCAAGAACGTATAGAAGTATGGGATCCTCACAAAGGAATTGAGATGATAAGAAGCAGGATGCAGAACAAAAAAGTTTTTATCGTCCTTGATAATGTGGAAAGTGACGAGCAACTAGAGTCATTAGCAGGGGATCATAATTGGTTTGGTCCAGGGAGTAGGGTAATTATAACAGGCAGAGATAGTCATctgttgaaaataaataaagtgaatgatatgTATGCGGTTCAGCTGCTTCAGCCCGCCGATGCTTTGCAGCTCTTTAGTTTGTCAGCCTTCGACGAAACCCATCCTCCAGAGGATTACAAGGATCTATCTATGGCTATTGTGAATTATGCTGGAGGCCTTCCTTTAGCTCTTAAAGTTTTGGGTCGCTTCTTATTTGGGAGACCAATAGATGTATGGAAATGTGCTAGGGATCATCTAAAAGGAAATCCTCCAAAACAAATTTCTGATATACTTCAAAATAAGTTTTGA